Proteins co-encoded in one Actinomadura luteofluorescens genomic window:
- a CDS encoding DMT family transporter, whose amino-acid sequence MSQNTSLSRASGKLSRSPARRGGADVLLAATLWGTTGTVRTFADGASPYSVAAIRIIIGGLVLLALAASTRGGAGLRRLVTDRRNLPLVGLGAAAITVYQTAFFVAAGRTGVAVGTVVTIGSAPVFTGVIGLIARRSVPTGRWTLATAGAVAGCALLVGGGRDAGAEPLGIGLALLSGLSYAGYATVASVLITRGEEDRAVAAALFGTAALPMVPVLLAGPTGWLLTGGGALIALYLGVVTTGGGYLLFARGLRTTPATTATTLTLAEPAVAAVLGTALLGERLGGAALGGLALLAASLVVLVAPARPPARPRRARTGR is encoded by the coding sequence GTGTCACAGAACACCTCCCTCAGCCGCGCCTCCGGCAAGCTCTCGCGGTCCCCTGCCCGGCGCGGCGGCGCCGACGTCCTGCTGGCGGCGACCCTGTGGGGGACGACCGGCACCGTCCGCACGTTCGCGGACGGAGCGTCCCCCTACTCGGTCGCCGCGATCCGCATCATCATCGGCGGCCTGGTGCTGCTGGCCCTCGCCGCGTCCACGCGCGGCGGCGCGGGGCTGCGCCGCCTGGTGACCGATCGCCGCAACCTGCCGCTCGTCGGGCTCGGCGCGGCCGCCATCACCGTGTACCAGACGGCGTTCTTCGTCGCCGCCGGCCGCACCGGCGTCGCCGTCGGCACCGTCGTCACGATCGGCAGCGCGCCCGTGTTCACCGGCGTGATCGGGCTGATCGCCCGCCGGTCCGTGCCGACCGGACGGTGGACGCTCGCCACGGCCGGCGCCGTCGCGGGCTGCGCGCTGCTCGTCGGCGGCGGCCGGGACGCGGGCGCGGAGCCGCTCGGCATCGGGCTGGCCCTGCTGTCCGGGCTGTCGTACGCGGGGTACGCGACGGTGGCGTCCGTCCTCATCACCCGGGGCGAGGAGGACCGCGCGGTCGCCGCGGCGCTGTTCGGCACGGCGGCCCTCCCGATGGTCCCCGTGCTGCTCGCGGGGCCCACGGGCTGGCTGCTCACCGGCGGCGGCGCGCTCATCGCGCTCTACCTCGGCGTGGTCACCACGGGCGGCGGCTACCTGCTGTTCGCCCGGGGCCTGCGGACGACGCCCGCGACGACGGCGACGACCCTGACGCTCGCGGAGCCGGCGGTGGCGGCCGTGCTCGGCACGGCCCTGCTGGGCGAGCGGCTGGGCGGCGCGGCGCTGGGCGGCCTCGCGCTGCTGGCGGCGAGCCTGGTGGTCCTCGTGGCGCCCGCCCGCCCGCCGGCGCGGCCGCGACGCGCGCGCACAGGGCGGTAA
- a CDS encoding DUF5954 family protein: MTTGDGDAGGRLFPEDLDGVDPVAAVLLADARRALAAYPELVALGAVYTAAERVPGGWQVVCPFDPLPQGAREILADHLEDRAAPGSGARARDLAAAARTLRREPVDEVVAGGRRFRIARIEQLARTGPDGPEPPRPTDLDPLPAGGRVPPARPHELLPDEGPTSDLATAELLCQVLDAAAATGNEPSGAFLTPVALAPAFTVAERGERRWRPVGRLYDAPQQARDSLATYFRHVVPVVESPAEADVARFAEAAELMEDESRRNGIAVAGRRFRIVRIERITLMGPDGPEPPRPTDFDAR, from the coding sequence ATGACGACGGGAGATGGTGACGCCGGGGGGCGGCTCTTCCCGGAGGACCTGGACGGCGTCGACCCGGTCGCCGCGGTGCTGCTGGCGGACGCCCGCCGCGCCCTCGCCGCCTACCCGGAACTGGTGGCCCTCGGCGCCGTGTACACGGCCGCCGAGCGCGTTCCGGGCGGCTGGCAGGTGGTGTGCCCGTTCGACCCGCTGCCGCAGGGCGCGCGCGAGATCCTCGCCGACCACCTGGAGGACCGGGCCGCGCCGGGATCCGGCGCGCGGGCACGCGACCTGGCGGCCGCGGCCCGGACGCTGCGGCGCGAGCCGGTCGACGAGGTGGTCGCCGGCGGCCGGCGGTTCCGGATCGCGCGGATCGAGCAGCTGGCCCGCACCGGCCCGGACGGGCCGGAGCCGCCCCGGCCGACCGACCTCGACCCGCTCCCGGCGGGCGGCCGCGTCCCGCCGGCCCGGCCGCACGAGCTGCTGCCGGACGAGGGCCCGACGTCCGACCTCGCGACCGCCGAGCTGCTGTGCCAGGTGCTGGACGCCGCAGCCGCCACGGGCAACGAGCCGTCCGGCGCGTTCCTCACCCCGGTCGCGCTGGCGCCCGCGTTCACCGTCGCCGAGCGCGGCGAGCGGCGCTGGCGGCCCGTGGGGCGCCTGTACGACGCGCCACAGCAGGCCCGCGACTCGCTGGCCACGTACTTCAGGCACGTGGTGCCCGTGGTGGAGAGCCCCGCCGAGGCCGACGTCGCCCGGTTCGCCGAGGCGGCGGAGCTGATGGAGGACGAGAGCCGCCGCAACGGCATCGCCGTCGCGGGCCGCCGCTTCCGGATCGTCCGCATCGAGCGGATCACCCTGATGGGCCCGGACGGGCCCGAGCCGCCGCGCCCGACGGACTTCGACGCCCGCTAG
- the aroF gene encoding 3-deoxy-7-phosphoheptulonate synthase, whose product MVVVMAPEASEADVRAVVSLVETAGGDAFVSRGVERTIVGLVGDVQQFGSLNLRGMRGVSDVIRISAPYKLVSRENHAERSVVRVGGVPIGPGTMTLIAGPCAVETPEQTLGAAQMAQAAGATLLRGGAFKPRTSPYAFQGLGEAGLRILADVREETGMPIVTEVVDAADVELVASYADMLQIGTRNAQNFALLQAAGEAGKPVMLKRGMNGTIEEWLMAAEYVAQRGNLDIVLCERGIRTFERATRNTLDISAVPVAQRLSHLPVIVDPSHSGGSRDLVLPLTRAAIAVGADGVIIDVHPHPETALCDGPQALVDGDLRELAKLVRDLPPIVGRSLTRSEDPDAVPA is encoded by the coding sequence ATGGTCGTCGTCATGGCCCCGGAGGCCAGCGAAGCGGATGTCCGAGCCGTCGTCTCACTGGTCGAGACGGCGGGAGGCGACGCCTTCGTCAGCCGCGGCGTGGAGCGGACCATCGTCGGGCTGGTGGGCGACGTCCAGCAGTTCGGCTCGCTGAACCTGCGCGGGATGCGCGGCGTGAGCGACGTCATCCGCATCTCGGCGCCCTACAAGCTGGTGAGCCGCGAGAACCACGCCGAGCGGTCGGTCGTCCGGGTCGGCGGGGTGCCGATCGGCCCCGGCACCATGACCCTGATCGCGGGCCCGTGCGCGGTGGAGACCCCCGAGCAGACCCTCGGCGCGGCGCAGATGGCGCAGGCCGCGGGCGCGACGCTGCTGCGCGGCGGCGCGTTCAAGCCGCGCACGTCGCCGTACGCGTTCCAGGGCCTCGGGGAGGCCGGGCTGCGCATCCTCGCGGACGTCCGCGAGGAGACCGGCATGCCGATCGTCACCGAGGTCGTGGACGCCGCCGACGTCGAGCTGGTCGCCTCCTACGCCGACATGCTCCAGATCGGCACCCGCAACGCGCAGAACTTCGCGCTCCTGCAGGCCGCCGGCGAGGCGGGCAAGCCGGTGATGCTGAAGCGCGGCATGAACGGGACGATCGAGGAGTGGCTGATGGCCGCCGAGTACGTCGCGCAGCGCGGCAACCTCGACATCGTGCTGTGCGAGCGGGGCATCCGCACGTTCGAGCGGGCGACCCGCAACACCCTCGACATCTCCGCGGTGCCGGTGGCGCAGCGCCTCTCCCACCTGCCGGTCATCGTGGACCCGTCGCACTCGGGCGGCAGCCGCGACCTCGTCCTGCCGCTGACCCGCGCGGCGATCGCGGTCGGCGCCGACGGCGTGATCATCGACGTGCACCCGCACCCGGAGACCGCCCTGTGCGACGGCCCGCAGGCCCTGGTGGACGGCGACCTGCGCGAGCTCGCCAAGCTCGTGCGCGACCTGCCCCCGATCGTCGGCCGCTCCCTAACCCGGAGCGAGGACCCCGACGCGGTGCCCGCCTGA